Proteins encoded by one window of Salvia splendens isolate huo1 chromosome 14, SspV2, whole genome shotgun sequence:
- the LOC121765879 gene encoding NAP1-related protein 2-like, which yields MGAEKGKKQRSEEVEEERNGADVIDVELVQTIEKLQSIQEDLEKINEEASEKVLELEQQYNVIRKPVYDKRNDVIKSIPDFWLTAFMSHPALSELLTEEDQKIFKYLDNLEVEDFKDVKSGYSITFMFKPNPHFEDAKLTKTFSFLEEGVTKITATNIKWKEGMGIPNGVSEEKKGNKRSLAEESFFSWFTESEFKGDMYEINDEVADIIKDDLWPNPLTYFNNEAEEDMDEDDEDDEGSDDGSGDDDDDEEDAEA from the exons ATGGGAGCAGAGAAAGGAAAGAAACAGAGATCGGAAGAGGTGGAGGAAGAAAGGAATGGAGCGGACGTCATCGACGTAGAGCTCGTTCAGACTATTGAAAAGCTTCAGTCAATTCAAGAGGATCTTGAAAAA ATCaatgaagaagcaagtgaaaaGGTACTGGAGCTGGAGCAGCAGTATAATGTGATACGGAAGCCTGTCTATGATAAGCGGAATGACGTCATCAAGTCGATTCCTGATTTCTGGCTAACTGCA TTTATGAGTCATCCTGCCCTCTCAGAGCTCTTGACTGAGGAAGACCAAAAG ATTTTCAAGTATCTGGATAATCTTGAAGTGGAAGATTTCAAAGATGTGAAATCCGGTTACTCCATCACCTTC ATGTTCAAACCCAATCCACATTTTGAAGATGCTAAACTCACAAAGACCTTCAGTTTCCTCGAGGAGGGAGTTACGAAGATCACTGCAActaatataaaatggaaagaagGCATG GGCATTCCTAATGGTGTTTCTGAGGAGAAGAAAGGGAACAAGCGATCTCTTGCTGAGGAAAG CTTCTTTTCCTGGTTTACTGAGTCCGAATTTAAGGGTGACATGTATGAAATTAATGATGAG GTGGCAGATATAATCAAGGATGATTTGTGGCCCAATCCTCTTACATATTTTAACAAT GAGGCTGAAGAGGATATGGACGAAGATGACGAAGATGATGAG GGCAGTGATGATGGTTCtggagatgatgatgatgacgaggaAGATGCTGAAGCCTGA
- the LOC121763227 gene encoding myb-related protein 306-like yields MGRPPCCDKIGVKKGPWTPEEDIVLVSYIQQHGPGNWRAVPTNTGLLRCSKSCRLRWTNYLRPGIRRGNFTEQEEKMIIHLQALLGNRWAAIASYLPERTDNDIKNYWNTHLKKKLGKIEGGKGDSSESKWISKGQWERRLQTDIHTAKQALCEALSIDKPAVESNKIIPTQRAEQAQTTTYASSTENIARLLKKWMNKSPNTSSEAVSSDSSSFTNNNFSAGLSSSPSEGTFHSFNSSNSEASASVEMEMDREVKFETQMPLTFLEKWLLDDAAAQGQDGDLLDMALGETADLS; encoded by the exons ATGGGGAGACCACCTTGCTGTGACAAAATCGGAGTGAAGAAAGGGCCATGGACGCCGGAGGAAGACATCGTCCTCGTCTCGTACATCCAGCAACACGGCCCTGGCAATTGGAGGGCTGTTCCTACTAATACAG GTCTACTGAGATGCAGCAAGAGCTGCCGCCTCCGGTGGACGAACTACCTCCGGCCGGGGATCCGCCGCGGCAACTTCACCGAGCAGGAGGAGAAGATGATCATCCACCTCCAAGCCCTCCTCGGCAACAg ATGGGCAGCCATAGCTTCGTATCTCCCGGAGCGAACAGACAACGACATCAAGAACTACTGGAACACGCACTTGAAGAAGAAGCTGGGGAAGATCGAGGGCGGAAAGGGGGATTCATCGGAGTCGAAATGGATCTCGAAAGGGCAGTGGGAGAGACGGCTTCAAACCGATATCCACACGGCTAAACAAGCCCTATGTGAAGCTCTCTCCATCGACAAACCCGCTGTGGAATCAAACAAAATCATACCAACTCAACGAGCTGAGCAGGCTCAGACAACAACGTATGCATCCAGCACCGAGAACATCGCTCGTTTGCTCAAGAAGTGGATGAACAAGTCTCCGAATACGTCTTCCGAGGCCGTCTCCTCGGATAGCAGCTCCTTCACCAACAACAACTTCTCCGCCGGATTGAGCTCCAGCCCTAGCGAAGGGACGTTCCACAGCTTCAACTCGTCGAATTCGGAGGCCTCGGCGTcggtggagatggagatggatcGTGAAGTCAAGTTTGAGACGCAAATGCCCCTCACTTTTCTGGAGAAGTGGCTTCTTGATGATGCTGCTGCGCAGGGGCAGGATGGGGATTTGTTGGATATGGCTTTGGGTGAAACTGCTGATTTGTCTTGA
- the LOC121763519 gene encoding uncharacterized protein LOC121763519, translating into MYLNKPFWSDAVKAKAEAEQQSPVAELVKSLDKQRLYREVTLALRTGLREARAEFSFLRIRGLRSILKFLRSVAQSDDTINLFCHSQSIPALQVVPVLFQHSLKEAEDQSVTNLNHIFSVEPMKISSPTTDAEVAIALRVLEGCCLLHRKSTILAHKHKAITALMNILSTRGVLEQSACLDALVAIMLDSSSNQMDFEECNGIEEVALLIIDTQVEENLRLKCGEFLLLLIGHVNGRETPPMMTIHDEIRQYLGEKSASLIWAASQFGSTLDPEQRLTALQIQARRVLESIDLY; encoded by the exons ATGTACCTGAACAAGCCGTTTTGGAGCGACGCCGTGAAGGCGAAGGCAGAGGCGGAGCAACAGTCGCCGGTAGCGGAGCTGGTGAAGTCTCTCGACAAGCAGCGCCTCTATCGCGAGGTCACCCTCGCCCTCCGCACCGGCTTACGCGAGGCGCGAGCTGAATTTTCATTCCTCCGAATCCGCGGTCTCCGCAGCATTCTCAAGTTTCTCCGATCTGTTGCTCAGTCCGACGACACCATCAATCTCTTCTGCCACTCCCAATCCATTCCCGCACTCCAAG TGGTGCCGGTTCTGTTTCAACACAGCCTTAAAGAGGCTGAGGATCAGTCGGTAACTAATTTGAATCACATCTTCTCCGTGGAACCCATGAAGATAAGCAGCCCGACTACTGATGCTGAAGTGGCTATTGCACTACGAGTTCTTGAAGGTTGTTGTCTTCTTCATCGCAAGAGCACAATCTTGGCTCACAAGCACAAGGCAATCACT GCCCTGATGAATATTTTGTCAACGCGTGGAGTACTCGAGCAAAGTGCATGCCTCGATGCTTTGGTTGCAATCATGCTAGATTCATCTTCCAATCAAATG GATTTTGAAGAATGTAATGGCATAGAGGAAGTCGCTCTTCTTATAATAGACACACAAGTAGAGGAAAATCTAAG GTTGAAATGCGGTGAATTTCTATTGCTACTTATCGGGCATGTCAATGGAAGGGAAACACCTCCGATGATGACCATACACGATGAAATAAGGCAATACCTGGGTGAAAAATCCGCCTCCTTAATATGGGCAGCCAGCCAGTTTGGATCAACTCTGGACCCGGAGCAAAGGCTTACAGCATTGCAGATTCAAGCCCGAAGGGTGCTCGAATCAATCGATCTTTACTGA